The DNA region ATTTTTGTCCACTCTTAACACCTGCAGGAAGCTTTACAGAAATTTTTGCAGCTTTTTCAACATCTCCACGCTTTCTTAAAAAGTGAATTATTTTTTCTCCTCCACGAGCTGCATCTTCAAGAGTGATAGAAAGAGTGTATTTTAAATCTGCACCGCGAACGGCACGACTTCTTCGTGGTCCTTGAGCTTGAAAAAATTCTCCAAACAACTCAGAAAACAAATCTTGGAAAGAATCTTTCCCGGGCCCGCCAAATCCAGCGGCGCCCGATCTAGCGAATCCTTCAAATGGATTTCCGCCTCCAAAACCTTGCTGCTGATTATTTCGCTGATTATTTCTAAAGGGATCAAAACCATGGAAGGCTTGAGCATAAGAGGGATTAGAGCCGAATTGATCGTAGAGTTTTCTGCGTTTTGGGTCTTTTAGAGTTTCATAGGCTCTAGAAATTTCTTTGAACTTATCTTCTGCAACTTTGTCATTAGGATTTTTATCAGGGTGATACTTCATTGCGAGCTTACGGTAGGCTTTTTTTACCTCGTCTTCGCTTGCGCCTTTTGCCACGCCTAGAATTTTATAAAAATCTTCATACTTATTCATTCGTTTCTTGTTTTGCCTCTTGTGCGATTATAACTTTTCCTGGGCGAATCAAGCGGTCGTGCAATTTGTAAGGTTTTGTAAACACTTTCGAAATTGTTCCAGGCTTGTACTCGTCAGTGGGCTCCGTGCCCATAGCTTCATGATGAGAGGGGTCGAAGTTTTGACCTAAAGCCTTAACCTCCGTAACACCAAATCTATTCAAAACATTTTTGAATTCACTCGAGATCATATTGATTCCATCAGAAAAACTTTTTACATTTTCTGGCGTAATTTCCATCGACATCGCTCTTTCAAAATTATCCAAAAGATCAAGAAGCGATACGATTAAATTCTCTGAGCCATATTTCATTACATCAGATCTTTCTTTGATCATTCTTTTTTTATAATTTTCAAAATCTGCCTTTAGATAAAGCATGTCATTGAGAAGTTTTTCGTTCTGTGCTTTCAGCTCTGAGGCAGGATCATCTTTTTTCATTTGCTCAGACAACTTTTGTTCTTCGTTTACTTCTTCATTCTGGCTTGAGTTGTCGTTTTCTTCGTTAACCACGGATAGCTCCTTATATAAATTTTAAGGTGTAAACCCAAAGATTTAATATAGGTCTTCTTTTAAAAACGTCAACCGTTCAAAGACCAGATTGCTAAGAATTTTACCCTCTTTTGTTAGAGTGTAAACTGTGCCTTCTTTGTGCAGCAACCCCTTGGAGATGAGGACAGAAAGCTCGTGTATTAAGGTTTTGGGAATATTTGAGTATTTTTTTTCAAAATCATCAATATTTAAGCCCGACATCTTTCTCAATGATGTATAGCAGAATTCAGTCATGGATTGATGCTTTTTTAGCACTTCGATTTGCTCTGGTGAAAGACCCGCCGAAACTTTATTCGGATTTGCCAATTCACGAATATACTTTTCATATCCCTCATACGATTTAGGATTCCAAAAGCGAGTTCCCCAATCGGTTTTATCCTGGTCCAGGAACGAATGAGAACTCAATCCGATTCCCCAATAGGGCTGATCTGTCCAATAGAGAAGATTGTGTTTGGATTCAAATCCAGGCTTTGCATAATTTGAAATTTCATAGCGATGAAGAGAGTACTTTTCAAGGGTGTTGTCAATGACCTCAAACATTTTGACTTGAGTATCATCATCCGGGCGATCTTTTGAAAGGCTATGTTTCTCAGGCACATTCAAATAATAAGTGCTTACGTGTTTTGGAGAAAATCTCAAAGACTCTTCAATGTCTCTTTTTAAAGTCTCTAAAGTTTGATTGGGAAGTGCAAATAGTAAATCCATAGAGAAATTCACATCGTATTTGTTGAGAAGCCCAAGAGTTTCTTCGGTTTCTTTAGAAGAATGCTTTCTTCCAATGTCTTTTAGAAGTTTATCATCGAAAGTTTGAGAACCTACGCTAAAGCGATTTACACCCAGTTCTAATAAAGTTGTTAATTTTTTTTCGTCTAAATTACCAGGATTAATTTCAATTGTTATCTCGGGGACAGACTCAGGTCCTAATGCCCCGCCACCAAAATTTCTGAAGTGCCTCTTAAGTTCGCTAATGATCAGCTGAAATTGCGCAGCTGTGAGGATGCTGGGAGTACCTCCGCCAAAATAAACTGAGGTAAT from Bdellovibrionota bacterium includes:
- a CDS encoding DnaJ domain-containing protein, encoding MNKYEDFYKILGVAKGASEDEVKKAYRKLAMKYHPDKNPNDKVAEDKFKEISRAYETLKDPKRRKLYDQFGSNPSYAQAFHGFDPFRNNQRNNQQQGFGGGNPFEGFARSGAAGFGGPGKDSFQDLFSELFGEFFQAQGPRRSRAVRGADLKYTLSITLEDAARGGEKIIHFLRKRGDVEKAAKISVKLPAGVKSGQKLKLAQEGDEGEYGGGNGDLFVIVHIAKHPLF
- the grpE gene encoding nucleotide exchange factor GrpE: MVNEENDNSSQNEEVNEEQKLSEQMKKDDPASELKAQNEKLLNDMLYLKADFENYKKRMIKERSDVMKYGSENLIVSLLDLLDNFERAMSMEITPENVKSFSDGINMISSEFKNVLNRFGVTEVKALGQNFDPSHHEAMGTEPTDEYKPGTISKVFTKPYKLHDRLIRPGKVIIAQEAKQETNE
- the hemW gene encoding radical SAM family heme chaperone HemW; this encodes MKPNRFGIYIHIPYCLQICPYCDFAKFEIGKIPDPDHYTQLLLSEIRQKHHLVPKNAITSVYFGGGTPSILTAAQFQLIISELKRHFRNFGGGALGPESVPEITIEINPGNLDEKKLTTLLELGVNRFSVGSQTFDDKLLKDIGRKHSSKETEETLGLLNKYDVNFSMDLLFALPNQTLETLKRDIEESLRFSPKHVSTYYLNVPEKHSLSKDRPDDDTQVKMFEVIDNTLEKYSLHRYEISNYAKPGFESKHNLLYWTDQPYWGIGLSSHSFLDQDKTDWGTRFWNPKSYEGYEKYIRELANPNKVSAGLSPEQIEVLKKHQSMTEFCYTSLRKMSGLNIDDFEKKYSNIPKTLIHELSVLISKGLLHKEGTVYTLTKEGKILSNLVFERLTFLKEDLY